From Streptomyces sp. NBC_00683, one genomic window encodes:
- a CDS encoding GNAT family N-acetyltransferase, which produces MNIQPRPFDHPDAVKLNDLVQLEYAERYGDGGDITPLDATMFDPPRGLYLLAYDGQGRPLATGGWRSQERNAEGYSDGDAEIKRMFVITEGRGNGLARRILAALEADARAAGRTRMVLETGDKQQEAIALYTSSGYTPCTKFGHYRTYESSICMAKPLRQPS; this is translated from the coding sequence ATGAATATCCAGCCTCGGCCTTTCGACCACCCCGACGCCGTCAAACTCAACGACCTGGTGCAGCTCGAATACGCCGAGCGCTACGGAGATGGGGGCGACATCACACCGCTCGACGCCACCATGTTCGATCCGCCGCGCGGACTGTACCTGCTCGCCTATGACGGTCAGGGCAGGCCTCTCGCCACCGGCGGCTGGCGCTCGCAGGAGCGGAACGCCGAGGGCTACTCCGACGGCGACGCCGAGATCAAGCGGATGTTCGTGATAACCGAAGGCCGCGGCAACGGCCTGGCCCGGCGGATCCTCGCCGCCCTGGAAGCCGACGCACGGGCCGCCGGCCGCACCCGCATGGTCCTGGAGACCGGCGACAAGCAGCAGGAGGCGATCGCCCTGTACACCTCCAGCGGCTACACACCCTGCACGAAGTTCGGCCACTACCGGACGTACGAGAGCAGCATCTGCATGGCCAAACCGCTGCGGCAGCCTTCCTAG
- a CDS encoding GNAT family N-acetyltransferase has product MILTDGEITLRPIKMRDQRMWREVNRRNRDWLRPWEATVPPPAPGAPVAQRPTYRQMIRHLRSEANAGRMLPFAIEFEGRLVGQLTVAGITWGSMCSGHVGYWVDRGVAGRGVMPTAVALAVDHCFRNVGLHRIEVCIRPENGPSRRVVEKLGFREEGLRPRYLHIDGAWRDHLIFALTAEEVPDGMLRRWRRVRPAAPRTPGEMK; this is encoded by the coding sequence GTGATCCTGACCGACGGCGAGATCACCCTCCGCCCGATAAAGATGCGTGACCAGCGCATGTGGCGTGAGGTCAACCGGCGCAACCGTGACTGGCTGCGCCCCTGGGAGGCGACCGTCCCGCCACCCGCGCCCGGCGCCCCGGTTGCCCAGCGCCCCACCTACCGTCAGATGATCCGCCATCTGCGCTCCGAGGCGAACGCGGGCCGGATGCTGCCCTTCGCCATCGAGTTCGAAGGGCGTCTCGTCGGGCAGTTGACGGTGGCCGGGATCACCTGGGGATCGATGTGCTCGGGCCATGTCGGCTACTGGGTGGACCGGGGTGTGGCGGGCCGTGGTGTCATGCCGACCGCGGTGGCGCTCGCCGTCGACCACTGTTTCCGCAACGTCGGTCTGCACCGGATCGAGGTCTGCATTCGGCCCGAGAACGGCCCCAGCCGGAGAGTCGTGGAAAAGCTGGGATTCCGTGAGGAAGGGCTGCGTCCCCGCTATCTCCACATCGACGGTGCGTGGCGGGACCATCTGATCTTTGCCCTCACCGCGGAAGAAGTCCCTGACGGGATGCTCCGGCGCTGGCGCAGAGTGCGGCCGGCGGCGCCACGCACTCCCGGGGAAATGAAATAA
- a CDS encoding flavin-containing monooxygenase: protein MAQHEHVRVAVIGSGFGGLGAAVRLRREGITDFLVLERAGSVGGTWRDNSYPGCACDVPSHLYSFSFAPNPDWPRTFSGQEHIRAYLEHVADTFGLRPHLRFDHEVTVMRWDGDELHWVIETANGVTVTADVVVSATGPLSDPKLPDIPGLAEFPGKVFHSARWDHDYDLTGKRVAVIGTGASAIQIVPEIQPKASRLTLFQRTPPWVMPRMDRAISGAEKWLHRTLPFTGTARRGLLWGIRELQVGAFTKHPDQLGLVERIAKANMARAVKDPELRAKLTPSYRIGCKRILLSNAYYPALAQPNVDVVASGLAEVRGSTVVASDGTETEADVIILGTGFHVTDMPIADRVVGAEGITLAESWKDGMQALRGASAAGFPNWMTVIGPNTGLGNSSMILMIESQLNYMADYLRQLDVLGGRAALGARTSAVGAWNRRVQDRMKRTVWNTGGCTSWYLDSTGRNTTVWPGTTAEFRRATRSVDLGEYEVIRPPAVSTAKKSVTEEVAR from the coding sequence ATGGCCCAGCACGAACACGTACGAGTGGCGGTGATCGGATCCGGATTCGGGGGCCTCGGGGCCGCTGTCCGGCTGCGCCGTGAAGGCATCACCGACTTCCTGGTCCTGGAGCGGGCCGGCTCCGTCGGTGGCACCTGGCGCGACAACAGCTATCCGGGCTGCGCCTGCGACGTACCGTCCCACCTCTACTCCTTCTCGTTCGCGCCCAACCCCGACTGGCCGCGCACCTTCTCCGGGCAGGAGCACATACGCGCCTACCTGGAGCACGTGGCCGACACGTTCGGGCTGCGCCCGCACCTCAGGTTCGACCACGAGGTCACGGTCATGCGCTGGGACGGCGACGAGCTGCACTGGGTGATCGAGACGGCCAACGGCGTCACCGTCACCGCCGATGTCGTCGTCTCCGCGACCGGTCCGCTCTCCGACCCGAAGCTGCCGGACATCCCGGGTCTCGCCGAGTTCCCCGGCAAGGTCTTCCACTCGGCCCGGTGGGACCACGACTACGACCTCACCGGCAAGCGCGTCGCGGTGATCGGCACCGGTGCGTCCGCCATCCAGATCGTGCCGGAGATCCAGCCCAAGGCGAGCAGGCTCACGCTGTTCCAGCGGACCCCGCCCTGGGTCATGCCGCGCATGGACCGAGCCATCAGCGGGGCCGAGAAGTGGCTGCACCGCACGCTCCCGTTCACCGGCACCGCGCGCCGCGGACTGCTGTGGGGCATTCGGGAGCTGCAGGTCGGCGCGTTCACCAAGCACCCCGACCAGCTGGGCCTGGTGGAGCGGATAGCCAAGGCCAACATGGCGCGGGCGGTCAAGGACCCGGAGCTGCGGGCCAAGCTGACCCCCTCGTACCGCATCGGCTGCAAGCGCATCCTGCTCTCCAACGCCTACTACCCGGCGCTCGCCCAGCCGAATGTGGACGTCGTCGCCTCGGGGCTGGCCGAGGTGCGGGGCTCCACCGTCGTCGCCTCCGACGGCACGGAGACCGAGGCCGACGTGATCATCCTCGGCACCGGCTTCCATGTGACGGACATGCCGATCGCCGACCGGGTCGTCGGCGCCGAAGGCATCACGCTCGCCGAGTCCTGGAAGGACGGCATGCAGGCGCTGCGCGGCGCCTCCGCGGCGGGCTTCCCCAACTGGATGACGGTCATCGGCCCCAACACCGGGCTCGGGAACTCCTCCATGATCCTCATGATCGAGTCCCAGCTGAACTACATGGCCGACTACCTGCGCCAGCTGGACGTCCTGGGCGGACGCGCCGCACTCGGCGCACGGACCTCCGCCGTGGGCGCGTGGAACCGGCGGGTCCAGGACCGGATGAAGCGGACCGTGTGGAACACCGGCGGCTGCACCAGCTGGTACCTGGACTCCACCGGGCGCAACACCACGGTCTGGCCGGGGACGACGGCTGAATTCCGGCGGGCCACGCGCTCGGTCGACCTCGGGGAGTACGAGGTCATCCGGCCGCCCGCCGTCAGCACCGCGAAGAAGTCCGTCACCGAGGAGGTCGCACGATGA
- a CDS encoding alpha/beta fold hydrolase, whose protein sequence is MSRLLHRADVPPVPVRELTAVSADGARIHVELHGPEGAPAVVLAHGWTCNTHFWDAQVRDLAADHRVVVYDQRGHGRTPEAGADGYGTQKLADDLEAVLRATLAPGQKAVLAGHSMGGMTLIAAAGRAAVREHGAAVLLCSTGSSRLTAESLVLPMRAGALRTRLTGKVLGARAPLGPVNAVSKAILKYATMGRGSSPERVDACARIVHACPRKARVAWGHVLAELDLESGVRELRLPTAVIAGTEDRLTPPVHARAIEAALPQSLGLTELTGMGHMTPVEAPEVVTAKLRELVARYVTADSAAQAVHEEEVA, encoded by the coding sequence ATGAGCCGACTGCTGCACCGGGCGGACGTCCCGCCCGTGCCCGTACGCGAACTGACCGCCGTGTCCGCCGACGGCGCGCGCATCCACGTCGAACTGCACGGACCCGAAGGCGCCCCCGCCGTGGTCCTGGCGCACGGCTGGACCTGCAACACGCACTTCTGGGACGCGCAGGTGCGTGACCTGGCGGCGGACCACCGGGTCGTCGTCTACGACCAGCGGGGCCACGGCCGTACGCCGGAGGCCGGTGCGGACGGATACGGCACGCAGAAGCTGGCCGACGATCTGGAAGCGGTGCTGAGGGCCACGCTCGCGCCGGGGCAGAAGGCGGTGCTCGCCGGGCACTCCATGGGCGGGATGACGCTGATCGCCGCAGCCGGGCGGGCCGCGGTGCGCGAGCACGGGGCCGCTGTTCTGCTGTGCAGCACCGGCAGTTCGCGGCTGACAGCCGAGTCGCTGGTACTGCCGATGCGGGCCGGCGCCCTCCGTACGCGGCTGACCGGGAAGGTCCTCGGGGCGCGGGCGCCGCTCGGGCCGGTCAACGCGGTCTCGAAGGCGATCCTCAAGTACGCGACGATGGGCCGCGGTTCGTCCCCCGAGCGGGTCGACGCCTGTGCCAGGATCGTGCACGCGTGTCCCCGCAAGGCCCGTGTCGCCTGGGGGCATGTGCTCGCGGAGCTCGATCTCGAATCGGGCGTAAGGGAGTTGCGGCTGCCGACCGCGGTGATCGCGGGCACGGAGGACCGGCTGACGCCGCCGGTGCACGCGCGGGCCATCGAGGCGGCGCTGCCCCAGAGCCTCGGGCTCACGGAGCTGACGGGTATGGGTCATATGACGCCGGTCGAGGCGCCCGAGGTGGTCACCGCGAAACTCCGGGAACTGGTGGCCCGGTACGTCACCGCGGACAGTGCGGCGCAGGCCGTGCACGAGGAGGAGGTCGCATGA
- a CDS encoding MerR family transcriptional regulator, which translates to MDELAKEAGITVRTLRFYRERGLIQPPRREGRIAWYDDHHLARLRTITGLLERGHTLNGIADLATTFDSGRDVAEVLGLGEPTEETPVRLSPEQLADYFSDEATAENLAAALDLGYLATDGDEIVHISRRLLEASSELVREGVPLSAVLSSGRLVREHAEALADLFVRVMNTHAEGTEPDRMRSLAHAVVDAELSMALDRRLRGEDDTGTTEK; encoded by the coding sequence ATGGATGAGCTGGCCAAGGAGGCCGGTATCACCGTGCGCACCCTGCGCTTCTACCGTGAGCGCGGGCTGATCCAGCCGCCTCGCCGCGAGGGCCGCATCGCCTGGTACGACGACCACCACCTGGCCCGCCTGCGCACCATCACGGGCCTGCTGGAGCGCGGCCACACCCTCAACGGCATCGCCGACCTCGCCACCACCTTCGACAGCGGCCGCGATGTCGCCGAGGTGCTGGGCCTGGGAGAGCCGACCGAGGAGACCCCGGTCCGGCTCTCTCCCGAGCAACTCGCCGACTACTTCAGCGACGAGGCCACGGCGGAGAACCTCGCCGCGGCCCTGGACCTCGGCTACCTCGCCACGGACGGCGACGAGATCGTGCACATCAGCCGCCGCCTGCTGGAGGCCTCGTCGGAGCTCGTACGGGAGGGAGTGCCGCTCTCCGCGGTGCTCTCCTCCGGCCGCCTGGTCCGCGAGCACGCCGAGGCGCTCGCGGATCTCTTCGTCCGGGTCATGAACACCCACGCCGAGGGCACCGAACCGGACCGGATGCGCAGCCTCGCCCACGCGGTGGTGGACGCCGAACTGTCCATGGCCCTGGACCGGCGGCTGCGCGGCGAGGACGACACCGGCACCACGGAGAAGTGA
- a CDS encoding GNAT family N-acetyltransferase yields MSTALRLEKITPDNVDAALALRVHPHQERNVSPVATSLAEAYAFGEPAWPRLIFDGDRLVGFLMAFLDIQWAPKKDPDDRRSGLWRLNIAAAHQGKGYGRFAVEAVREEIRRRGGTLMYVSWEPDEDGPGDFYLKLGFRTTGETTGGQTVGVLDV; encoded by the coding sequence ATGTCCACCGCGCTCCGCCTGGAGAAGATCACCCCCGACAATGTCGATGCCGCGCTCGCCCTGCGCGTCCATCCCCACCAGGAGAGGAACGTCAGTCCCGTCGCGACTTCGCTGGCGGAGGCGTACGCCTTCGGTGAGCCCGCCTGGCCCCGGCTCATCTTCGACGGCGACCGGCTCGTCGGCTTCCTGATGGCCTTCCTGGACATCCAGTGGGCCCCCAAGAAGGACCCCGACGACCGCCGCAGCGGCCTCTGGCGGCTCAACATCGCCGCCGCCCACCAGGGCAAGGGGTACGGGCGCTTCGCCGTCGAGGCCGTCCGCGAGGAGATACGGCGGCGCGGCGGCACCCTGATGTACGTGTCGTGGGAGCCGGACGAGGACGGGCCCGGGGACTTCTATCTCAAGCTGGGCTTCCGTACGACCGGCGAGACCACCGGCGGCCAGACAGTCGGCGTACTCGACGTATGA
- a CDS encoding SAM-dependent methyltransferase, with protein sequence MTAGMPSSRIDTSKPHPARVYDWLLGGKDNYPVDQAVGEKLPAEARANAARNRAFMHRASGWLAQQGIDQFLDIGTGIPTSPNLHQIVQAVTPRARVVYADNDPIVLRHAEALMVGRPEGATEYIHADVRQPGAILERAGEVLDFGRPLALSLIALMHFLPDDQDPYGITRTLVGALPSGSYLVLSHGTADQHPELRQETESAYRKGEISLRMRTRGEVEPFFEGLDLVEPGLVSATEWYREQPAPVYERSGFYVGVARVP encoded by the coding sequence GTGACAGCCGGTATGCCCAGCTCTCGAATCGACACCAGCAAGCCGCATCCGGCGCGCGTCTACGACTGGCTCCTGGGCGGCAAGGACAACTACCCCGTCGACCAGGCGGTCGGGGAGAAGCTGCCTGCCGAGGCGCGGGCCAACGCGGCGCGGAACCGGGCCTTCATGCACCGTGCCTCCGGCTGGCTGGCCCAGCAGGGCATCGACCAGTTCCTGGACATCGGTACCGGGATACCCACCTCCCCGAATCTGCATCAGATCGTCCAGGCCGTCACGCCGCGGGCCCGGGTCGTCTACGCCGACAACGACCCCATCGTGCTGCGTCACGCGGAAGCGCTCATGGTCGGCCGGCCCGAGGGGGCGACCGAGTACATCCACGCGGACGTGCGGCAGCCGGGGGCGATCCTCGAACGCGCGGGTGAGGTGCTCGACTTCGGTCGCCCCCTCGCGCTGTCCCTCATCGCGCTGATGCACTTCCTGCCCGACGACCAGGACCCGTACGGCATCACGAGGACCCTGGTGGGCGCGCTGCCGTCGGGGAGTTACCTGGTCCTCTCGCACGGGACGGCCGATCAGCACCCGGAGCTCCGGCAGGAGACCGAGTCCGCGTACCGCAAGGGTGAGATCTCGTTGCGGATGAGGACGCGCGGCGAGGTCGAGCCCTTCTTCGAGGGGCTGGACCTCGTGGAGCCGGGGCTGGTCTCGGCGACCGAGTGGTACCGGGAGCAGCCCGCGCCGGTGTACGAGCGGAGCGGGTTCTACGTGGGTGTGGCGCGGGTTCCCTAG
- the sepX gene encoding divisome protein SepX/GlpR: protein MSSSGLIYAVIVGAWAAYLVPMWLRRQDELNEARPTERFSTAIRLLSGRAAMERRYAKELRERDAEEAPGDVDPDAVTDRLGSVDVRAFSAPPAHTEARLHDPVRERPAPERPRAQAARPAPVQRARTSSAEAERERRARRSKVLARRRRTTIVLFLAFTLGAVVAAVGGLRFLWAPAVPAVLLSTYIVHLRAQERRRFAFTMDRRLAEVAAQRLRENRPRRHQPATTAPAEPDEEPEGRDSHPVPAPTVSPQEAGRRALVEQTDHAEWVDQQRERGPAQGDSWEPVPVPLPTYVTAPVAPRATGGVEVGDPDTWSAARSSTAEPTQTGTAHPAEPAADPAPRRRANQPRRTRDRGRTPLFDQYDDGDRPRAANE, encoded by the coding sequence GTGAGCAGCAGCGGCCTCATCTACGCAGTCATTGTCGGGGCCTGGGCCGCCTACTTGGTGCCGATGTGGCTCCGCAGGCAGGACGAGCTCAATGAGGCCCGTCCGACGGAACGCTTCAGCACCGCCATCCGGCTGCTGTCCGGACGGGCGGCGATGGAGCGCCGGTACGCCAAGGAGCTGCGGGAGCGCGATGCCGAGGAGGCGCCCGGCGACGTCGACCCGGATGCCGTCACGGACCGATTGGGTTCCGTGGACGTCCGGGCCTTCTCCGCGCCCCCGGCGCACACGGAAGCCCGGTTGCACGACCCGGTGCGTGAGCGTCCCGCCCCGGAGCGCCCGCGCGCGCAGGCGGCCCGGCCCGCGCCCGTACAGCGCGCGCGTACGTCGAGTGCGGAAGCCGAGCGCGAGCGGCGGGCCCGGCGCTCGAAGGTGCTGGCGCGCCGTCGGCGTACGACCATCGTCCTGTTCCTGGCGTTCACGCTCGGCGCCGTCGTCGCGGCGGTCGGCGGACTCCGCTTCCTGTGGGCGCCCGCCGTCCCGGCCGTGCTGCTGAGCACGTACATCGTGCATCTGCGCGCCCAGGAGCGGCGCCGGTTCGCCTTCACCATGGACCGCCGCCTTGCCGAGGTGGCCGCGCAGCGGCTCCGCGAGAACCGTCCCCGCAGGCACCAGCCCGCGACAACGGCTCCCGCCGAGCCCGACGAGGAGCCCGAAGGGCGCGACTCCCACCCGGTGCCCGCCCCCACGGTCTCCCCGCAGGAGGCGGGCCGCCGCGCCCTCGTCGAGCAGACGGACCACGCGGAGTGGGTGGACCAGCAGCGCGAACGCGGGCCTGCCCAGGGCGACAGCTGGGAGCCGGTCCCGGTCCCCCTCCCGACGTATGTCACCGCCCCGGTGGCCCCGCGCGCCACGGGCGGTGTGGAGGTCGGCGACCCGGACACCTGGAGCGCGGCCCGCTCCAGCACGGCGGAGCCCACCCAGACGGGCACGGCGCACCCCGCCGAGCCCGCGGCGGACCCGGCGCCGCGCCGACGCGCCAACCAGCCCCGCCGCACGCGCGACCGGGGCCGGACGCCGCTCTTCGACCAGTACGACGACGGGGACCGGCCCCGTGCGGCCAACGAGTGA
- a CDS encoding SDR family oxidoreductase, with the protein MSGRRSLEGQVVVVTGAARGVGELLARKLSARGATLALVGLEPDELKKVSERLHGESDHWYADVTDHEAMAQVAREVKERFGKVDVVVANAGVASGGPFVDSDPVAWRRVIEVNLIGGAVTGRAFLPVLMESRGYFLQIASLAAITPAPMMSAYCASKSGVEAFAHSLRAEVGYRGVKVGVGYLSWTDTDMVRGADEDDVMRELRGRLPWPTNRTYPLGPAVDRIVAGIERRSAHVYAQWWLRGMQSVRGYLPMLIGAVGQREMKRFGPRLEGVSKGLVGAGGEADRAARAERQ; encoded by the coding sequence ATGAGCGGCAGGCGGAGTCTCGAAGGGCAGGTCGTGGTCGTCACCGGCGCGGCCCGCGGTGTGGGCGAGCTGCTGGCCCGCAAGCTCTCGGCGCGCGGTGCCACGCTGGCACTGGTGGGGCTGGAGCCGGACGAGCTGAAGAAGGTCTCGGAGCGGCTGCACGGGGAGAGCGACCACTGGTACGCGGATGTCACCGACCATGAGGCCATGGCCCAGGTCGCCCGCGAGGTCAAGGAACGGTTCGGCAAGGTCGACGTCGTCGTCGCCAACGCCGGGGTCGCCTCGGGCGGTCCGTTCGTGGACTCCGACCCCGTCGCCTGGCGGCGGGTCATCGAGGTGAACCTGATCGGCGGCGCGGTGACGGGGCGGGCGTTCCTGCCGGTGCTCATGGAGAGCCGCGGGTACTTCCTCCAGATCGCCTCGCTGGCCGCGATCACCCCGGCGCCGATGATGAGCGCGTACTGCGCGTCCAAGTCGGGCGTGGAGGCGTTCGCGCACAGCCTGCGTGCGGAGGTCGGCTACCGGGGGGTGAAGGTCGGGGTCGGCTATCTGTCCTGGACCGACACGGACATGGTGCGCGGTGCCGACGAGGACGACGTCATGCGGGAGTTGCGGGGGCGGCTGCCGTGGCCGACGAACCGTACGTATCCGCTGGGTCCGGCCGTGGACCGCATCGTTGCCGGTATCGAGCGGCGGTCCGCGCATGTGTACGCCCAGTGGTGGCTGCGCGGGATGCAGTCGGTGCGCGGGTACCTGCCCATGCTGATCGGGGCGGTCGGGCAGCGGGAGATGAAGCGGTTCGGGCCGCGGCTCGAGGGCGTCAGTAAGGGGCTCGTGGGGGCCGGCGGCGAGGCGGACAGGGCGGCGCGGGCCGAGCGTCAATGA
- a CDS encoding MogA/MoaB family molybdenum cofactor biosynthesis protein, producing the protein MTVPDNDPSGTVPPAPDPSGAAPAAPYTALVVTASNRASAGVYADKGGPVIVEALTGLGFAVDGPQVVPDGDPVEAALRAGAAAGYDVILTTGGTGISPTDRTPEATRRVIEREIPGIAEAIRAEGRDMVPTASLSRGLAGIAGGTLVVNLPGSTGGVRDGLAVLSRLLVHAVDQVRGGDHPRPGSSS; encoded by the coding sequence ATGACCGTGCCCGACAACGACCCCTCGGGCACCGTACCGCCCGCACCGGACCCGTCCGGCGCCGCGCCGGCTGCCCCGTACACCGCGCTCGTCGTGACCGCGTCCAACCGCGCATCGGCCGGCGTCTACGCCGACAAGGGCGGCCCGGTCATCGTCGAGGCGCTCACCGGTCTCGGATTCGCCGTCGACGGCCCCCAGGTCGTTCCGGACGGCGACCCCGTCGAGGCGGCCCTGCGGGCCGGCGCGGCAGCCGGCTACGACGTCATCCTCACCACCGGTGGTACGGGCATCTCGCCCACCGACCGGACCCCGGAGGCCACCCGGCGCGTCATCGAACGCGAGATCCCGGGCATCGCCGAGGCGATCCGTGCCGAAGGCCGGGACATGGTCCCGACGGCCTCGCTCTCGCGCGGCCTCGCAGGTATCGCGGGAGGCACCCTCGTCGTGAACCTCCCCGGTTCCACGGGCGGGGTGCGCGACGGCCTCGCCGTCCTCAGCAGGCTTCTGGTGCACGCCGTCGATCAGGTGCGCGGCGGCGATCACCCCCGACCGGGGAGCTCGAGCTGA
- a CDS encoding exodeoxyribonuclease III — MLTVTSVNVNGLRAAAKKGFVEWLAQTEADVICLQEVRAEPQQLPEEVRDPEGWHTVHAPAAAKGRAGVSIYTRHAPERVQTGFGGFGDPGSEEFDGSGRYVEVDLPGVTVASLYLPSGDVGTEKQDEKERFMAAFLPYLKGLKVRAAAEGREVVVCGDWNIAHREADLKNWKSNKKNSGFLPEEREWLTRVFDEAAYVDVVRAMHPDEEGPYSWWSYRGRAFDNDAGWRIDYQVATGGLAARAVKAWVERAATHGERWSDHAPVTVTYER, encoded by the coding sequence ATGCTCACCGTAACCAGTGTGAATGTGAATGGGCTCCGCGCTGCCGCGAAGAAGGGCTTCGTCGAGTGGCTGGCGCAGACGGAGGCCGACGTGATCTGCCTCCAGGAGGTCCGGGCCGAACCGCAGCAGCTGCCCGAAGAGGTACGTGACCCCGAGGGCTGGCACACCGTGCACGCCCCGGCCGCGGCCAAGGGGCGCGCCGGTGTGTCCATCTACACGCGGCACGCCCCGGAGCGCGTCCAGACCGGGTTCGGCGGCTTCGGGGACCCGGGGAGCGAGGAGTTCGACGGCAGTGGCCGGTACGTCGAGGTGGACCTGCCGGGTGTGACGGTCGCGAGCCTGTATCTGCCCTCGGGTGACGTCGGTACGGAGAAGCAGGACGAGAAGGAGCGCTTCATGGCTGCCTTCCTGCCCTATCTGAAGGGCCTCAAGGTGCGGGCGGCCGCCGAGGGGCGCGAGGTGGTCGTGTGCGGCGACTGGAACATCGCCCACCGTGAGGCCGACCTCAAGAACTGGAAGTCGAACAAGAAGAACTCGGGCTTCCTCCCCGAGGAGCGGGAGTGGCTGACCCGGGTGTTCGACGAGGCCGCGTACGTGGACGTCGTCCGCGCCATGCACCCGGACGAGGAGGGGCCCTACTCCTGGTGGTCCTACCGTGGGCGGGCGTTCGACAACGACGCGGGCTGGCGCATCGACTACCAGGTCGCGACCGGCGGCCTCGCGGCCCGCGCGGTGAAGGCCTGGGTCGAGCGGGCGGCCACGCACGGCGAGCGGTGGAGCGACCATGCGCCGGTGACGGTCACGTACGAGCGGTAG